The following coding sequences lie in one Bacteroidales bacterium genomic window:
- a CDS encoding NAD(P)H-hydrate dehydratase, with amino-acid sequence MKIFSANQVRDIDRYTIENEPIPSIDLMERAAKQIAGWIIAHFINEAKFKIFVGPGNNGGDALAIARLLSDKKFNIEVFVVKISDKLSKDAEINLKRLTNIDNIKINILKPEDKLPSISKNEIIIDGLFGSGLTRPLEGFPAKIVNLINSSHALVIAVDVPSGLFGEDNSENNINNIVKTDYTLTFQFLNLSFLFPENYEFVGEWVVLPIGLHNDIINKTETNYYLINEDWVKNSLIKRKKFAHKGNFGHALLVSGSYGKMGAAILASRACLRTGVGLLTVHIPQTGYEILQTAVPEAMVCIDESEINYCQQNEMKNFDVIGIGPGIGKKKSMKMAVKAIIENSDSPLVIDADGINILAENKEWMKNVPKNSILTPHPKEFERLFGKSTNSFSRINLLIDSAKKYNIFIVLKGAHTAIACPDGSCYFNTTGNPGMATAGSGDVLTGIILSLLAQNYSPKEAVILGVYLHGLSGDIAACELSEESIIAGDIINYLSHAFKSLKES; translated from the coding sequence ATGAAAATCTTCAGTGCAAATCAAGTCAGGGATATTGACAGATATACAATTGAAAATGAGCCAATTCCTTCAATTGATCTTATGGAACGTGCAGCTAAACAAATTGCCGGCTGGATAATTGCTCATTTTATTAATGAGGCTAAATTTAAAATTTTTGTCGGTCCGGGAAATAATGGGGGAGATGCTCTTGCTATTGCAAGACTTCTTTCTGACAAAAAATTTAATATTGAGGTATTTGTAGTTAAAATTTCAGATAAATTATCAAAAGATGCTGAAATTAATCTTAAAAGATTAACCAATATTGATAATATTAAAATAAATATCTTAAAACCGGAAGATAAGCTACCTTCTATTTCGAAAAACGAAATTATTATTGATGGACTTTTTGGTTCGGGACTAACAAGACCTCTTGAAGGTTTCCCTGCAAAAATTGTTAATTTAATTAATTCAAGCCACGCATTGGTTATTGCTGTTGATGTTCCATCAGGTTTATTCGGAGAAGATAATTCTGAAAACAATATTAACAATATTGTTAAAACTGATTATACTTTGACTTTTCAATTCCTCAATCTTTCTTTTTTATTTCCTGAAAATTATGAATTTGTTGGTGAATGGGTGGTTTTACCAATTGGTTTACATAATGATATAATTAATAAAACCGAAACAAATTATTATCTTATTAATGAAGATTGGGTTAAAAACAGCTTAATTAAACGCAAGAAATTTGCTCATAAAGGAAATTTTGGTCATGCCTTATTGGTTTCAGGTAGTTATGGCAAGATGGGAGCAGCAATTCTCGCATCAAGAGCTTGTTTGAGAACAGGAGTTGGTTTACTAACAGTGCATATTCCTCAAACAGGCTATGAAATTCTGCAAACAGCTGTTCCTGAAGCAATGGTTTGTATTGATGAATCAGAAATAAATTATTGTCAGCAAAATGAAATGAAAAATTTTGATGTAATTGGTATAGGACCGGGAATAGGTAAAAAAAAATCTATGAAAATGGCAGTTAAAGCAATAATTGAAAATTCCGATTCTCCCCTTGTGATTGATGCTGATGGAATTAATATTCTTGCTGAAAATAAAGAATGGATGAAAAATGTGCCTAAAAATTCTATACTTACTCCCCATCCAAAAGAATTTGAAAGACTTTTTGGTAAATCAACAAATAGTTTTTCTCGAATTAATTTACTCATTGATTCTGCTAAAAAATATAATATTTTTATTGTTTTAAAAGGTGCTCATACTGCAATAGCTTGTCCTGACGGTAGTTGTTATTTTAACACAACAGGCAATCCGGGCATGGCTACTGCAGGCAGTGGTGATGTGTTAACAGGAATAATACTTTCATTATTAGCTCAAAATTATTCACCTAAAGAAGCAGTAATTTTAGGAGTTTATTTGCACGGCTTATCAGGTGATATTGCAGCTTGTGAATTAAGTGAAGAATCAATTATTGCCGGAGATATAATTAATTACCTTAGTCATGCGTTTAAATCATTAAAAGAATCTTAA
- a CDS encoding DUF4831 family protein produces MKLYHKFLLLICLIIVACSAPNELAYIKVENLNESKTNINNHLIYALPQTILKLDFEIQKLTKIKGPYSKFAEKYLSITEVISENSEKWTITNVKISSNAEPDTNHFYTIETNGNYINSINLSDCGLILSVNKDEYNDNIFNYQKENYINNPEKDFFYKDLSVKKNVYEKITTTYKNVVTDTSFVKIPVTQKSIVNKSLEKKAEEAVNFIIKLRKRKFKLMAGMNDNYPDGNNIGTMIKELKDLEDEYILLFTGKTLKENIKYSAECIPDKYNETNNYTLFYFSPKKGILTIQELSRKTKFEKGMNIRPVNINIAANIDYLNKFDTIASDTNIMNTGICYRIPVVSNIEVYYGNNLLVSDKKLIAQFGKIVRLPDYIDNKYSIEFYEKYGSLKSIQKK; encoded by the coding sequence ATGAAATTATACCACAAATTTCTTTTACTGATATGTTTGATTATTGTTGCTTGTTCTGCACCAAATGAATTAGCTTATATTAAAGTTGAAAACCTGAACGAATCAAAAACAAATATAAATAATCATCTGATTTATGCATTGCCACAAACTATTTTGAAATTAGATTTCGAAATTCAGAAATTAACTAAGATAAAGGGACCTTATTCAAAATTTGCTGAAAAATATTTAAGTATTACCGAAGTAATTTCAGAAAATAGTGAGAAATGGACTATTACTAATGTGAAAATAAGTTCCAATGCAGAACCTGATACTAATCATTTTTATACGATTGAAACAAATGGGAACTATATTAACTCAATAAACTTATCTGATTGTGGATTAATATTATCAGTAAATAAGGATGAATACAATGATAATATTTTCAATTATCAAAAGGAGAATTATATTAATAATCCAGAAAAGGATTTTTTTTATAAAGATTTGTCAGTAAAAAAGAATGTTTATGAAAAAATCACAACTACCTATAAAAATGTTGTTACTGATACATCTTTTGTGAAAATTCCTGTTACACAAAAAAGTATTGTAAATAAATCTCTTGAAAAAAAGGCAGAAGAAGCAGTCAATTTTATAATTAAACTACGGAAAAGAAAATTCAAACTTATGGCTGGCATGAATGATAATTACCCTGATGGTAATAATATTGGAACTATGATTAAAGAACTTAAGGATTTGGAAGATGAATATATTTTATTATTTACAGGTAAAACATTAAAAGAAAATATTAAATATTCTGCTGAATGTATTCCTGATAAGTATAATGAAACTAACAATTATACATTATTTTATTTTTCACCAAAAAAAGGAATCTTAACTATACAGGAATTGAGCAGAAAGACAAAATTTGAAAAAGGCATGAATATTCGTCCTGTTAATATTAATATTGCAGCAAATATTGACTATTTGAATAAATTTGATACTATTGCAAGTGATACAAATATAATGAATACGGGTATATGTTATAGAATTCCGGTTGTTTCAAATATTGAAGTTTACTATGGCAATAATCTATTAGTATCAGATAAAAAATTAATAGCTCAGTTCGGAAAAATTGTTCGTCTTCCTGATTATATTGATAATAAATACAGTATAGAATTTTATGAAAAATATGGTTCCCTAAAATCTATACAAAAAAAGTAA
- a CDS encoding electron transfer flavoprotein subunit beta/FixA family protein gives MKILICLSNVPDTTTKIKFVENNSAFDISGIQWIINPWDELALTRALELKDDTNAGVESITVINVGLKDTEPTIRKALAIGADNAIRINAEPKDAYYVAAQLSEVIKNEKFDIILNGIESSDYNGSGVGGMLSEFLDMVSISAVSGMNIENGEIKLNRDIDGGKEVVSIDTPFVAIVQKGISIEPRIASMRGIMMARKKPLTIVEPVEMETLTEYAGYELPQAKAPCKIIDAENVKELVELLHNEAKVI, from the coding sequence ATGAAAATTTTAATATGTTTAAGTAATGTTCCTGATACTACAACAAAAATAAAATTTGTTGAAAATAATTCAGCATTTGATATTTCAGGAATCCAATGGATAATAAATCCATGGGACGAATTAGCATTAACAAGAGCACTTGAATTAAAGGATGATACAAATGCAGGTGTTGAAAGTATTACTGTTATTAATGTTGGTTTAAAAGATACCGAACCGACTATTCGAAAAGCATTGGCAATTGGTGCTGATAATGCAATACGTATTAATGCAGAACCAAAAGATGCTTATTATGTTGCAGCACAACTATCAGAAGTAATTAAAAATGAGAAATTTGATATTATCCTGAATGGTATTGAATCAAGCGATTATAATGGTTCTGGTGTTGGAGGTATGCTATCTGAATTTTTAGATATGGTTTCAATATCTGCTGTTTCGGGTATGAATATTGAAAATGGAGAAATAAAATTAAATCGTGATATTGATGGTGGAAAAGAAGTTGTTTCTATTGATACTCCATTTGTTGCAATTGTTCAAAAAGGGATTTCAATAGAACCAAGAATTGCTTCTATGCGAGGAATAATGATGGCAAGGAAAAAACCCTTAACTATTGTAGAACCTGTTGAAATGGAGACACTTACCGAATATGCCGGTTATGAATTACCACAAGCTAAAGCTCCATGTAAAATAATTGATGCTGAAAATGTTAAAGAATTAGTTGAGTTATTACATAATGAAGCAAAAGTTATATAA
- a CDS encoding 4Fe-4S dicluster domain-containing protein: MIKQIIFLASLLLTFGIFTYTVLKYIGYFKLLKPAFPIKNIGKRTILMLKVAFVQTKIFRSPVIGLIHALVFWGFCVILIGSIEMIIDGIASTERVLKVLGIIYNIIIAVGDISAFIIAIAIIVFLFRRLFLNVKRYNGIEMKHKYHIDANIALTLIFLLMITLLGMNSFYLQHVISSKHEVYGAFPVSRFIAPLFSSMDTESLYFWHEFNWWGHILTIFFFANYLPYSKHFHVFMSVPNVFLSRLELLGKLANMENITKEVKLMLDPNAPMPEASEDEAVERFGVLDIEDVTWKNYFDSLACTQCGRCTSVCPANITGKKLSPRKVIMNIRERMKEKGPGLVKNGKEYSDNKSILRDFISEEELWACTTCNSCAQECPININHPSIIVDMRRYIVMEEAAAPGELNTIFTNIENNGAPWQFSPEDRMLWAEDIYMNIKSKI, translated from the coding sequence ATGATAAAACAAATAATTTTCTTGGCTTCTTTGTTATTGACTTTCGGTATATTTACTTATACCGTTCTTAAATATATTGGTTATTTCAAACTGTTAAAGCCTGCTTTTCCAATTAAAAACATTGGAAAACGTACTATTCTAATGCTCAAAGTAGCTTTTGTACAAACAAAAATATTTAGAAGTCCTGTGATTGGACTAATACATGCCTTAGTATTTTGGGGATTTTGTGTTATCCTTATTGGAAGTATCGAAATGATAATTGATGGAATTGCAAGTACAGAAAGAGTTTTAAAAGTTCTTGGCATTATTTATAACATTATTATTGCTGTGGGCGATATTTCTGCTTTTATAATAGCTATTGCTATTATAGTATTCCTTTTTAGAAGATTATTCCTTAATGTTAAAAGGTATAATGGTATTGAAATGAAACATAAATATCATATTGATGCAAATATTGCCTTAACTTTGATATTCCTGCTAATGATAACATTATTAGGGATGAATTCGTTTTACTTACAGCATGTTATAAGTTCAAAACATGAAGTTTACGGAGCATTTCCTGTTAGTCGGTTTATTGCTCCTTTATTTTCTTCAATGGATACAGAAAGCCTTTACTTTTGGCATGAATTTAATTGGTGGGGACATATTCTAACTATATTTTTCTTTGCCAATTACCTTCCATATTCAAAACATTTCCATGTATTTATGTCGGTGCCAAATGTTTTCCTAAGCAGGTTAGAACTTTTGGGTAAACTTGCCAATATGGAAAATATTACAAAAGAAGTTAAATTAATGCTCGACCCAAATGCACCTATGCCTGAAGCATCTGAAGATGAGGCTGTTGAAAGATTCGGGGTGTTGGATATAGAAGATGTAACATGGAAAAATTATTTTGATTCACTGGCTTGCACACAATGTGGTAGATGTACTTCGGTTTGTCCGGCTAATATAACCGGAAAAAAACTTTCTCCGAGAAAAGTAATAATGAATATTCGGGAAAGAATGAAAGAAAAAGGACCGGGTTTAGTTAAAAATGGTAAAGAATATTCCGATAATAAATCTATTCTAAGAGATTTCATTTCAGAAGAAGAACTTTGGGCTTGTACTACATGTAATTCTTGTGCACAAGAATGTCCTATAAACATTAATCATCCTTCTATTATTGTTGATATGCGACGGTATATTGTTATGGAAGAAGCAGCTGCTCCGGGTGAATTGAATACTATATTTACTAATATTGAAAATAATGGAGCACCATGGCAATTCTCTCCTGAAGACAGAATGCTTTGGGCAGAAGATATTTATATGAATATAAAAAGTAAAATATAA
- a CDS encoding (Fe-S)-binding protein, producing the protein MTENKIKIEVPIMADVFAKGEKPEYLLWVGSSGAFDDRYKKVSKAFVKILTHLNISYAVLGTEESSSGDVARRAGNEMLFQMQAMMNIEILNNYEVKKIITCDPHVYNTFKNEYPEFEGNYEVIHHTQFLRDLIENGKLKINSDLFKDKTITYHDPCYLGRANGEYSAPRKVLNSILSKKVEMPRNKSFALCCGAGGGQMFKEAEKGDKEIFIERTEEALNTGADIIATACPYCMTMIFDGLKYKNKENEIKNFDIAELVADSLEL; encoded by the coding sequence ATGACTGAAAATAAAATAAAGATAGAAGTTCCGATAATGGCAGATGTTTTTGCCAAAGGCGAAAAGCCGGAATATTTGTTATGGGTTGGTAGCTCGGGAGCTTTTGACGATAGATATAAAAAAGTTTCAAAAGCTTTTGTTAAAATTTTAACTCACTTAAATATTAGTTATGCAGTATTAGGAACCGAAGAATCATCAAGTGGTGATGTTGCAAGACGTGCCGGAAATGAAATGTTGTTCCAAATGCAGGCAATGATGAATATAGAAATACTAAATAATTATGAAGTAAAAAAAATTATAACATGCGACCCTCATGTTTATAATACATTTAAAAATGAATATCCTGAATTTGAAGGTAATTATGAAGTTATTCATCATACTCAGTTCTTAAGGGATTTAATTGAAAATGGAAAATTAAAAATTAATTCAGATTTATTTAAAGATAAAACAATTACTTATCATGACCCTTGTTACCTTGGACGCGCTAATGGTGAGTATTCTGCTCCTCGTAAAGTACTAAATTCCATTCTGTCTAAAAAAGTTGAAATGCCACGAAATAAAAGTTTTGCTTTATGCTGTGGTGCAGGTGGTGGACAAATGTTTAAAGAGGCTGAAAAAGGAGATAAAGAAATATTTATTGAAAGAACAGAAGAAGCATTAAATACAGGTGCTGATATTATTGCAACAGCTTGTCCGTATTGCATGACAATGATATTTGACGGATTAAAATATAAGAATAAAGAAAACGAAATAAAAAATTTTGATATTGCTGAATTAGTAGCAGATTCATTAGAATTATAA
- a CDS encoding electron transfer flavoprotein subunit alpha/FixB family protein encodes MSVLVYTENWDGKFKKLSYELVSYANKIAEMLNTSTLVLSIGNVAEEELKTLGKYGAGKIISVKDEKLTNLENQAYTSVIAQLAEKEQANVIVLSNNNMGKAIAPRLSVKLKAGLGSGVTKLPVSTEPFTVYKKVFSGKAFSNIVIKTDIKILTLAQNSFEVIEKDNEATIEEFSPELNNAHFKTKVIDIQKQTDKILLTDAEIVVSAGRGMKDASNWGPIEELAELLQAATACSRPVSDEGWRPHEEHTGQTGKIIAPNLYIAVGISGAIQHLAGVSSSKCIVAINTDKDAPIFEAADYGIVGDALKVVPEFINAVKEIKS; translated from the coding sequence ATGTCAGTATTAGTATATACAGAAAATTGGGATGGAAAATTTAAAAAATTATCCTATGAATTAGTATCATATGCAAATAAAATTGCAGAAATGTTAAATACCTCAACTCTTGTTTTATCAATTGGAAATGTAGCAGAGGAAGAATTAAAAACATTGGGGAAGTACGGTGCAGGAAAAATTATATCTGTTAAAGATGAAAAGCTTACCAATTTGGAAAATCAGGCATATACTTCGGTAATTGCTCAGCTTGCAGAAAAAGAACAGGCAAATGTTATTGTTCTTTCAAATAATAACATGGGCAAAGCTATTGCACCAAGATTATCGGTTAAGCTAAAAGCAGGATTGGGTTCTGGTGTAACCAAACTTCCTGTTAGTACCGAGCCGTTTACAGTTTATAAAAAAGTATTTTCAGGAAAAGCTTTCTCAAATATTGTTATCAAAACAGATATTAAAATTCTTACCTTAGCTCAAAACTCTTTTGAAGTTATTGAAAAAGATAATGAAGCAACTATTGAAGAATTTTCTCCGGAATTAAATAATGCCCATTTCAAAACAAAAGTTATAGATATTCAAAAACAAACTGATAAAATTCTATTAACAGATGCAGAAATAGTTGTTAGTGCAGGTAGAGGAATGAAAGATGCTTCAAACTGGGGACCAATAGAAGAACTTGCTGAATTACTTCAAGCTGCAACTGCCTGTTCTCGTCCTGTTTCTGATGAAGGATGGAGACCACACGAAGAACATACAGGACAAACCGGTAAAATTATCGCTCCTAATCTTTATATAGCTGTTGGAATTTCAGGTGCAATTCAACATCTTGCAGGAGTCAGTTCTTCAAAATGTATTGTTGCTATAAATACAGATAAGGATGCTCCTATTTTTGAAGCTGCAGATTATGGAATTGTCGGTGATGCCCTAAAAGTTGTACCGGAATTTATTAATGCAGTTAAAGAAATAAAATCATAA
- a CDS encoding acyl-CoA dehydrogenase family protein produces MENEYVLKGGEFLIKEFEAKDIFIPEEFDEEQKMIAQTCQDFLDTEILPNLDRIDDKEEGLMQSVLTKAGELGLLGISIPEELEGFGQSFVTSMLAGEVLGAGYSFAVAYSCHTGIGTLPILYYGNEEQKKKYIPKLATGEWAGSYCLTEPGAGSDANSGTTKATLSEDGKFYILNGTKMWITNGGFADVQTVFAKIDNDRVLSAFIVERNFPGITINPEEKKMGIKGSSTVQIFYNDCKVPVENLLGKRGEGFRIALYILHMGRIKLGGSVLGAAKITINQSVNYANERKQFGSLISNFGSIKHKLAQQVINTFVTESAVYRSSKDVDNEIERNIANGLDKGSASLEAFNQFAIEAAVLKVFASEALDYIVDEAVQIYGGMGFSSEMPVDRAYRDSRINRIFEGTNEINKILAVDTTIKRGAKKQIDLFGKAELATQELDNLKDEHVENLGYFEEKRKYIQNFKKIALILIKAASDKFQRKFLFEQEILNNISDIIMQVYISESTMLRVEKIETINGEKNINIYKDILDVFVYDAAEIVNKLGMDAVNSFAEGEQYEKIMKGIKILTKVKGINIKDARRRIADKLIDDNKYNF; encoded by the coding sequence ATGGAAAATGAATATGTATTAAAAGGTGGTGAATTTCTAATAAAAGAATTCGAAGCTAAAGATATTTTCATCCCTGAAGAATTTGATGAAGAACAAAAAATGATTGCACAAACTTGCCAGGATTTTCTTGATACCGAGATATTACCAAATCTCGACAGGATTGATGACAAAGAAGAAGGTCTTATGCAAAGTGTTTTAACTAAAGCCGGAGAACTTGGATTATTAGGTATTTCAATTCCCGAAGAACTGGAAGGCTTTGGACAATCATTCGTAACATCAATGCTGGCAGGTGAAGTGTTAGGTGCAGGTTATTCATTTGCAGTTGCATATTCTTGTCATACAGGTATTGGAACATTACCAATTTTATATTATGGAAACGAAGAGCAAAAGAAAAAATATATTCCTAAGCTTGCTACTGGTGAGTGGGCAGGTAGTTATTGTTTAACTGAACCCGGTGCTGGTTCTGATGCAAATTCGGGAACTACAAAAGCAACATTATCCGAAGATGGTAAATTTTATATCCTGAACGGTACAAAAATGTGGATAACTAACGGTGGTTTTGCTGATGTGCAAACTGTTTTTGCAAAAATTGATAACGACAGGGTTTTAAGTGCTTTTATAGTTGAAAGAAATTTTCCGGGGATTACTATTAATCCTGAAGAAAAGAAAATGGGTATTAAAGGTTCATCAACTGTACAAATTTTTTATAACGATTGTAAAGTACCGGTTGAAAATTTACTTGGCAAAAGAGGTGAGGGTTTCAGAATTGCATTATATATTCTTCATATGGGTAGGATAAAACTTGGAGGAAGTGTATTAGGTGCTGCAAAAATAACTATTAACCAGTCGGTAAATTATGCAAACGAACGTAAACAATTTGGTTCATTAATTTCAAATTTCGGTTCTATAAAACACAAACTTGCCCAACAGGTTATTAATACATTTGTCACAGAATCAGCAGTTTACAGGTCAAGTAAGGATGTTGATAATGAAATAGAAAGAAATATAGCAAATGGTTTGGATAAAGGTTCAGCCTCATTAGAAGCGTTTAACCAGTTTGCTATTGAAGCTGCTGTATTAAAAGTATTTGCATCTGAAGCGTTAGATTATATAGTTGATGAAGCTGTCCAGATTTATGGAGGAATGGGATTTTCTTCTGAAATGCCTGTTGACAGAGCCTATCGTGATTCAAGAATTAACAGGATATTTGAAGGAACAAACGAAATTAATAAAATATTAGCTGTTGATACAACTATTAAAAGAGGAGCAAAAAAACAAATTGATTTATTTGGTAAAGCTGAATTAGCAACACAGGAATTAGATAATCTTAAAGATGAACATGTTGAAAATCTTGGATATTTTGAGGAAAAAAGAAAATATATTCAAAATTTCAAAAAAATTGCTTTAATATTAATAAAAGCAGCTTCTGACAAATTTCAGAGAAAATTTTTATTTGAACAAGAGATTCTTAATAATATTTCTGATATAATTATGCAGGTTTATATATCAGAATCAACTATGTTAAGAGTAGAAAAAATAGAAACAATAAATGGAGAAAAAAATATTAATATTTATAAAGATATTCTTGATGTATTTGTATATGATGCCGCTGAAATAGTAAACAAATTAGGAATGGATGCTGTTAATTCATTTGCCGAAGGAGAACAATATGAAAAAATAATGAAAGGAATAAAAATATTAACTAAAGTAAAAGGAATTAATATTAAAGATGCACGAAGAAGAATTGCAGATAAATTAATTGATGACAACAAGTATAATTTTTAA